The genomic region TAAAGGGGACTGATACAGTCTTCCCATTCATAAGATGAAAGTTTTTATCCTTGGTTGATTTTGCATTAAATGGTTTATACCATAATCCTTTAAAATACAGCGCATTCTCCAAGACAATAAAAACTTCTTTCAAGTCGGTCTTTTCAATGATAGTAGGGATCAACCCTTTAGTTTTCTTGCTAACCCATGAATTCATTTCCATAGCTGATTTCTCAGGCTTCAATCATAAAAGAAACTTAAATTAATAGAAATATATCAAAAACAAGGTTGTAAAACTAGCTAATCGGGGACTAGTAGGTGCGGACTTTGTAGGAACTAACTAGCCAAGTCGGAAAATAGTTAGTGACCAGTGGTCGGACGTTGATCAACTTTGACTATTTGACCTACTCTCACGCAAGGTTGAAAAGGACGAGAGAACGGGGTCGAAATGGTCTGGACCTTGGAGCGTCGCAATGGTGGTTGAGATGGattttgaccaacgttgactttttatatatataaatattataaatgttTCAAATTAAAAGCAAATACCTTGCACATAATATTTCAAAATTAgctttatatttatataaagttgTCCGCTTTTTAGATTTTTGACCGTTATGACCGTTTTTTACCATTGTTTATCGTTTTTAACCGTTTTATTACTGTTGCTGCCCGTTTAGTCTTTGGCCCTTTTTTTTACCCATTGTTAGTCGGTCGCAACATTACACCACTAGTAAATCGTTTTTTGCAAAGGGATAAATTCAACTTTCAACTCATCGGTGGATTTTACGATCGCGATCTAAACAAGGTTGTAAAGAAAGAAAGCTAAAAACATAACCAATTAATGTACCTTAACCAGTTAGTGTACCTTGTTTTCAAAATCCAACAACCTGGCCTCTGTTTTGTAAACAGATTCGAGAACCTCTTCATAAAATGATTGAACACGATTCATTTTACTATCTAACCAAAACCCATTTGCTAGAACAATTTCAAGCCCGGCTTCAGAATAGTTAGTGTTGAACAAAATATGTTGAAAAGTTTGAAGCATGGTGACTTATAAAGAAGTTGGTCAAGGGTTTCATGTCCAAGAAATTCAAGAATGGGTTCAATTCATTATTGATCCCCAAGACACCAAATAAGATTCAACTACCGGCTAGGGTTAAGGTTATCATTAGCTGAGAACATGTACAGAGTACACATAATCAGTGAAACTATAAAGTACTATTATGTTTCATTGTTTCAACATTACCTCATTCATAGGTGACTGATATAAATGATACGTATCATTAACATTGATAATCCGTTCGGGTTGTATCCTGTGCCTGTATATCACCCTATAGGCTAAACCGAGAGACTCGCTAACTTCCAATAAGGTAGTCACTTACGAAGCCCGTGTCACATAACTATAAACTAGCTGTAAACAAGACAAGTCGCAAAGTTCAAACAAGTTGGCAAAGTCAGCATATAGGTCCCGCCTCTACTAACTAACTAGTCAAATCAAAACCATAAATTAAGAACAAAACCGCAAGTACTTTCACAGATAGAAATAACATTGAAAGGTTTCTCATAGCATAAAACCTTTTCAGCTAACATGATCATCACACAAAAAGATAAAAGAAACTAAGTAATCATAGCCATGATCAACTACACCCATCCATAAAAGGGTTGCTCAAAAACTAATATCCAAAGAGATTCAACATTAACAAAAGCAACAAGTTTAAAGAGAACTAGTTTTGCTTG from Rutidosis leptorrhynchoides isolate AG116_Rl617_1_P2 chromosome 9, CSIRO_AGI_Rlap_v1, whole genome shotgun sequence harbors:
- the LOC139868214 gene encoding serpin-Z7-like, giving the protein MNRVQSFYEEVLESVYKTEARLLDFENKPEKSAMEMNSWVSKKTKGLIPTIIEKTDLKEVFIVLENALYFKGLWYKPFNAKSTKDKNFHLMNGKTVSVPFMTKKTPITGPCMVLLKATKSFKQPHETEGLSNKISMYIFLPDRTDGLHDLLKVFDSDNDLCHAKYDLD